The DNA window CCGGGGAAATCTATTGGGATTTCCGAACTGGTTCCCGGTACTTATATTTTAACAATAAAAGAGAAGAATATTAAATTTATTAAACACTAAAAATATCCATCAGATCATAATAAGATAGGATAGAAAAAATAAAAAGGACGTTCTGGAGAGGTCATTGCATAGATTATTTCCATTGTGATTATATTTTTATTGTTGGTTCAATATAGAGAAGCTTTCAGATCTGAAAGCTTCTTTGCTTTTTAAACATTTTGTGTCCTCTTTTTTCGGCGGTTTTAATTTTATAAGTAAACCATTTTTCCTTGAAAAGAAAGCGCATTATATTATCAAAATTCCTTATAATGACGAGGTTTTTAAAGCCGCGCCATTTTTCAAGAATACTTGCAGGAAGTGCTCTTACAGACACAGAATAGCCTTCCGTTTCATATTGAATATAATGCCACCATCCCGATGGAATATAAAGGGTTTCACCAGGATGAAGAACAGCTTCATATCCATCTAAATAAAGGAGTGCAGGATATTTGCGATAATCCGGGTCTTTAATATTGGGCAGACTATGAAAATTATAAGGCAGTTTATACATAAGGTCCGACTGCTCCCACGGGAAAAGCCATATTCTTTTTATGCCACGGAACTGAGTGATAAAGACATGTGACATATCAATGTCAATGTGATTTCTTGTTGCTGAACCCTGGCCACCGAAAAACATAAAAGGCAGCCATTTCAGAATTTTACCATTGGTGACATCGTTATAAAAAATATCATTTTTAAGCTCCGGCTTAAGGCTTAATAAATTAAATAAGAAGAGACGGCGTTCAGTTGCGGTGGTGTCAATGAGATCGAGATATTCTGAAAATGTAGTTTTGTCAACAGGCTTACTTGCTACTTTGTCAAGGGATTCAAGTTCGCTTCCATAGATGTTCACTTCCTGATTGCCTGCTATTTTTTTGAAGTAGTTATAATCCCATTTTTTAAAGGCAGGACTTTTAGGATCTACAAAATTGTTAAGAATAACTGGAATATTAGGCTTCATATAGCTGTTGATAAAATTTTTTGAATGCATATTATCTGCTTTTTGTACCGGTTTCAATCTCATATTCTCCAATTTTAAACAAATATAAAAATTATCCTACTAAATTAGTAGACTATTAATGTTAAAACTGAATTAAAAATCAAATTTTTAGAATTACATGTCCAAAAGAGTATATTTTACCGCCTTTTTAGTAAATTAGCACATCTAAAAAATTACAAAAAATGATTTCTGAAAAATACCTTCAACATTTACAGAACGAACTTCAAAATATTGAAAATGACGGGCTTTTTAAAAGAGAACGAATCATTACTTCCCAACAAAGTGCCGAGATTGAGGCCAATGGTAAAAAGCTTTTAAACTTCTGCGCAAATAATTATCTGGGATTATCCAACAATCCTGAAGTGATGAAAGCTTCTCAGGATATGATTGAATCTCACGGGTATGGAATGTCATCCGTACGTTTTATCTGTGGAACACAGGATATTCACAAAGAACTGGAGAAAAAGATCGCTGATTTCCTTGGTCTTGAAGATACGATTCTTTATGCTGCGGCTTTTGATGCCAACGGAGGTGTTTTTGAACCTTTGTTTACTGAAGAGGATGCTATTATTTCAGATGAACTGAATCATGCCTCAATTATTGATGGAGTACGTCTTTGTAAAGCGGCAAGATACCGTTATAAAAACAATGATATGGCTGATCTTGAAACTCAGCTGATCGCTGCTTCTGAGAAGAATCACCGTTTCAAAATCATTGTAACAGACGGTGTTTTTTCAATGGATGGTATTGTAGCGAACTTAAAAGGATTATGTGATCTAGCTGATAAGTATAATGCATTGGTAATGGTTGATGATTCTCACGCAACAGGATTTATCGGAAAAACAGGTCGTGGAACTCACGAAGCCAATGAAGTAATGGGTAGAGTAGATATTATTACTTCTACTCTAGGAAAGGCTTTAGGGGGTGCTTTGGGAGGATTTACTTCCGGTAAGAAAGAGATCATTGATATGCTGAGACAACGTTCAAGACCTTATTTATTCTCTAATTCACTGGCTCCGGGAATTGTAGGTGCTGCT is part of the Chryseobacterium lactis genome and encodes:
- a CDS encoding cupin-like domain-containing protein, coding for MRLKPVQKADNMHSKNFINSYMKPNIPVILNNFVDPKSPAFKKWDYNYFKKIAGNQEVNIYGSELESLDKVASKPVDKTTFSEYLDLIDTTATERRLFLFNLLSLKPELKNDIFYNDVTNGKILKWLPFMFFGGQGSATRNHIDIDMSHVFITQFRGIKRIWLFPWEQSDLMYKLPYNFHSLPNIKDPDYRKYPALLYLDGYEAVLHPGETLYIPSGWWHYIQYETEGYSVSVRALPASILEKWRGFKNLVIIRNFDNIMRFLFKEKWFTYKIKTAEKRGHKMFKKQRSFQI
- the kbl gene encoding glycine C-acetyltransferase; the encoded protein is MISEKYLQHLQNELQNIENDGLFKRERIITSQQSAEIEANGKKLLNFCANNYLGLSNNPEVMKASQDMIESHGYGMSSVRFICGTQDIHKELEKKIADFLGLEDTILYAAAFDANGGVFEPLFTEEDAIISDELNHASIIDGVRLCKAARYRYKNNDMADLETQLIAASEKNHRFKIIVTDGVFSMDGIVANLKGLCDLADKYNALVMVDDSHATGFIGKTGRGTHEANEVMGRVDIITSTLGKALGGALGGFTSGKKEIIDMLRQRSRPYLFSNSLAPGIVGAALKVLDMISDDTTLRDQVMENADYFRTEMKAKGFDIPDGDAAIVPVMLYDAPLSQKMAEKLMDEGIYVIGFFYPVVPKGKARIRVQLSAAHTREHLDKAIAAFEKVGKELGVIS